A genome region from Nitrospira sp. includes the following:
- a CDS encoding SurA N-terminal domain-containing protein — MIKLLREAAHDYPWFLKSIMGVLALAFVITMGWWGFGQDSGNVVASVGDQIVPLDEYRRAYENTYRFYKDKGQNEIKDEFLKQFVLEQLIDNRMWLHVAKEMGLTVSDEDLRKAIMQRTEFQKNGAFDPDAYRRLLSANRLTPASFEAMEAKDILTNKARLVIMDAVALTPAEYTEAQTLAAREGDADPAKAAAAKERVFQSLLFQKQQRALMAYAESMKSKVPVKIHKELM, encoded by the coding sequence ATGATCAAACTGTTACGCGAAGCTGCTCACGACTATCCGTGGTTCCTTAAATCCATCATGGGGGTACTCGCCCTCGCGTTCGTCATTACCATGGGCTGGTGGGGGTTCGGCCAGGACAGCGGCAACGTCGTCGCCTCCGTGGGGGATCAGATCGTCCCCTTGGACGAGTATCGCCGAGCCTATGAAAATACGTATCGTTTCTACAAAGACAAAGGGCAGAACGAGATCAAGGACGAATTCCTCAAACAGTTTGTCCTGGAACAGCTCATCGATAATCGGATGTGGCTACACGTAGCGAAAGAGATGGGCCTGACGGTTTCCGACGAGGATTTGCGCAAGGCGATCATGCAACGGACGGAGTTTCAGAAGAACGGGGCCTTTGATCCCGACGCATACCGACGATTGCTGTCGGCGAATCGTTTGACACCCGCCTCATTCGAGGCCATGGAAGCCAAGGACATTCTCACCAACAAGGCGCGGCTGGTCATTATGGATGCGGTGGCGCTCACTCCGGCTGAATATACGGAAGCGCAGACACTCGCGGCTCGCGAAGGGGATGCCGACCCGGCCAAGGCTGCCGCGGCGAAGGAACGGGTGTTCCAGAGCCTCCTGTTCCAAAAGCAACAGCGGGCATTGATGGCCTATGCGGAGTCGATGAAGAGCAAAGTTCCCGTGAAGATTCACAAAGAACTTATGTAG
- a CDS encoding RDD family protein: MDCGGGKIATLFVQVKQICYSVEELERSPVVEEAIGHSPLELGVYPKAQVLNRFIAKMVDLLIVAAVSKLVPPIGVLAGLAYLLLADGFGGGRSVGKRLIGLQTIVPRTRDPAGFRESIIRNLPCGLAQLAFEIPYVGWIGWGAVLSLEGLLVIGNEQGRRLGDEIAKTQVLESGQLDVAD; the protein is encoded by the coding sequence ATGGATTGCGGCGGTGGGAAGATTGCGACTTTGTTTGTGCAGGTCAAACAGATTTGTTATAGTGTCGAAGAATTGGAGAGATCTCCGGTGGTGGAGGAGGCAATCGGGCACAGCCCGCTCGAACTGGGCGTCTATCCCAAGGCCCAGGTGCTGAATCGCTTCATTGCCAAAATGGTCGACCTCCTGATCGTCGCGGCGGTGAGTAAGTTGGTTCCCCCGATCGGGGTCCTTGCCGGACTTGCCTATCTCTTGCTGGCCGACGGGTTTGGCGGCGGTCGCAGTGTCGGGAAGCGGCTCATCGGGCTTCAGACCATCGTCCCCCGCACCAGGGACCCGGCAGGGTTCCGAGAGTCGATCATCCGTAATCTGCCTTGTGGTCTTGCCCAGTTGGCGTTTGAAATACCGTATGTCGGATGGATCGGATGGGGCGCGGTCCTCTCGCTGGAAGGGTTGCTGGTCATCGGGAACGAGCAGGGGCGGCGGTTGGGCGACGAAATTGCCAAAACTCAGGTGTTGGAGAGCGGGCAACTGGATGTGGCGGATTAG
- a CDS encoding rod shape-determining protein, producing the protein MFGWFSNDLAIDLGTATTLVYVQGKGIVLNEPSVVAVEKKTERVMAVGADAKRMLGRTPGNILAVRPMKEGVIADFEKAEAMLSHFIQKAHNRTAFVRPRIIIGVPSRITQVEQRAVRDSAELAGAREVYLIEEPVAAAIGAGLPITEPSGNMVVDIGGGTTDIAVISLGGIVYSESVKVAGDRMDDAIMNYIKKKYNLLIGEHMAERIKFEIGSAYPFEERKTMMIKGRDLISGIPRTLVVDDAEVREALQEPIGTIVNAIKVALENTPPELAGDIIDRGIVLTGGGSLLKGMDTRFREETNLPIITVDDPLTSVVLGVGKILDELDLLRKVSVMSQCSTSR; encoded by the coding sequence ATGTTCGGATGGTTCTCCAACGATCTGGCGATCGATTTGGGGACGGCGACAACTCTCGTGTATGTCCAGGGGAAGGGCATCGTGTTAAATGAGCCTTCCGTGGTCGCCGTGGAGAAAAAGACGGAGCGTGTGATGGCGGTCGGCGCCGACGCGAAGCGTATGTTGGGACGCACCCCGGGCAATATCCTTGCGGTACGCCCGATGAAGGAAGGGGTCATCGCCGATTTCGAAAAAGCCGAGGCGATGCTCAGCCACTTTATTCAGAAGGCCCATAACCGGACGGCCTTCGTGCGACCACGCATCATCATCGGTGTGCCGTCGCGGATCACCCAGGTGGAGCAACGGGCGGTGCGCGATTCGGCTGAGCTGGCCGGAGCCCGCGAAGTGTATTTGATCGAAGAGCCGGTGGCGGCGGCGATCGGGGCAGGGCTGCCGATTACGGAGCCGTCCGGGAATATGGTGGTAGACATCGGCGGCGGTACCACGGACATCGCGGTCATCTCGCTGGGCGGTATCGTCTATAGCGAGTCGGTCAAGGTGGCCGGAGACCGGATGGACGACGCCATCATGAACTACATCAAGAAAAAATATAACCTCCTCATCGGGGAGCATATGGCCGAACGTATCAAGTTCGAGATCGGCTCAGCTTACCCCTTTGAAGAGCGCAAGACCATGATGATCAAAGGACGCGATCTGATTTCCGGTATCCCCCGCACGCTGGTGGTGGACGATGCCGAGGTGAGAGAGGCGTTGCAGGAACCCATTGGAACCATCGTCAATGCCATCAAGGTGGCGCTTGAAAACACACCGCCTGAATTGGCCGGAGACATCATCGATCGCGGTATCGTGCTGACTGGCGGCGGATCTTTGCTGAAGGGAATGGATACTCGGTTCCGTGAAGAAACGAACCTCCCGATCATTACGGTCGATGACCCGTTGACCTCCGTGGTCTTGGGGGTCGGGAAGATTCTTGACGAACTGGATCTCCTTCGCAAGGTCTCAGTTATGTCGCAGTGTAGTACCTCTCGATGA
- the mreC gene encoding rod shape-determining protein MreC — MAISRSTYGTRRLAIVLFACLLVALLLLPSQSQRLLQYVGGPLGQILSVPLAAFSSIDHGISETWNAYLALQGVHEENRQLRRDIELLEGQNNQLREAVAATQRYETLLNFKQQSPSQTLAAQVIGRDATNWYGGMILNKGESDGVRVEMGVVTPAGVVGRIVKTNSASSVVLLVTDPNNAIAGVVQRTRDEGIVEGTSHGRARLKYIPLLSRVQAGDRVVTSGLTGAFPRGLAIGGLTQVEKSEGDLFQSAEIEPEVDLSKLDEVLIITAPYEDADSAQKLLQDIRGDRKKP; from the coding sequence ATGGCTATATCGCGATCAACATACGGCACTAGGCGTCTCGCCATCGTGCTGTTCGCCTGCTTGCTCGTCGCCCTCTTACTTCTTCCTAGCCAAAGCCAGAGGTTGCTTCAGTACGTCGGCGGACCGCTTGGTCAAATCCTCAGTGTGCCCCTCGCCGCGTTTTCCTCGATCGACCACGGCATTTCGGAAACCTGGAATGCGTATCTTGCCCTGCAGGGTGTCCACGAAGAGAACCGCCAGCTTCGTCGCGACATCGAGTTGCTTGAAGGACAGAATAATCAGCTGCGTGAAGCCGTAGCGGCCACGCAACGATATGAGACGCTGCTGAATTTTAAACAGCAATCGCCGTCCCAGACTCTGGCGGCTCAAGTGATCGGTCGGGATGCCACGAATTGGTATGGCGGGATGATTCTCAATAAGGGCGAAAGTGACGGCGTGCGTGTGGAAATGGGAGTGGTGACTCCTGCAGGTGTGGTGGGACGAATCGTGAAGACCAATTCAGCCTCGTCGGTGGTCCTCCTGGTCACCGATCCCAACAACGCGATTGCAGGGGTGGTGCAACGGACTCGTGATGAAGGCATTGTGGAGGGCACCAGCCACGGACGGGCGCGACTCAAGTACATTCCCCTGTTGTCTCGGGTTCAGGCCGGCGACCGGGTCGTCACCTCAGGATTGACGGGGGCCTTTCCTCGCGGTTTGGCGATCGGGGGACTGACCCAGGTTGAGAAGTCGGAGGGGGATTTGTTTCAGTCGGCCGAAATCGAACCGGAAGTGGACCTTTCGAAACTGGATGAAGTCCTCATTATCACGGCTCCATATGAGGATGCCGACTCTGCGCAAAAGCTGTTGCAGGACATTCGCGGGGATCGAAAAAAACCATGA
- the mrdA gene encoding penicillin-binding protein 2, which produces MASIGFNDSDLLDLQRRLAILRVGLLLVVALLALRLWHLQIREGPYYRDLSENNRTRSVVLEPARGLIFDRNGVLLANNVPSFALYVTLEDVKDRPALVAELASLLNLDPELIQKKLSTGKGSKLQPRKVKDRLTLREATLIESHRLDLPGVMIQVESQRNYPGGPVAAHLLGYVGEVSADQLEKADFADLHQGSVVGQYGVEKWFDRQVRGRAGQKSVEVDALGHEKRAVVSDKPVAGDDLYLTIDAHLQKIAEDLLGEESGAIVALDPTNGDILAMASRPGFDPNMLSKELTNKQWVEIVQNERRPLNNRATQGQYPPGSTFKVVMAAAALESNTVTPSTMVRCTGGYQFGNRLFRDWKQGGHGSVDLNEALIHSCDVYFYTVGQRMGIDTIAEYAKQFGLGQETGVELPSERVGIVPSTAWKQKARNQPWYPGETISAAIGQGYVTVTPLQMASMIGTVANDGVAIKPRLVQAVMNRATGDRAEFPPTVRGKVAVKPASIALIKAALADVVTKGTATRAKSSLVTIGGKTGTAQTAALRTGPEKDIPKRLRDHAWFVAFAPVEAPRIAVAVLAEHMGHGGSAAAPLAKDVIEAYVKAYPEVLKQIPPAGRTKPLAATAETRPKT; this is translated from the coding sequence ATGGCCTCGATAGGATTTAACGATTCTGACCTTCTCGATCTTCAGCGACGGCTGGCCATTCTGCGCGTGGGGCTCCTGCTGGTGGTCGCGTTGCTTGCCTTACGCCTGTGGCATCTCCAGATTCGGGAAGGACCTTATTACCGGGACTTGTCCGAAAACAACCGGACGCGTTCGGTGGTGTTGGAGCCGGCCCGCGGTCTCATCTTCGACCGGAACGGTGTGTTGTTGGCGAACAATGTGCCGAGTTTCGCCCTGTATGTCACGCTGGAAGACGTAAAGGATCGCCCGGCTTTGGTCGCGGAGTTAGCCTCGTTGCTCAACCTTGATCCGGAGTTGATTCAGAAAAAGTTGTCGACCGGCAAGGGCAGCAAGCTCCAGCCTCGCAAGGTAAAAGATCGGCTAACGCTGCGCGAGGCGACGTTGATCGAGTCACATCGGTTGGATTTGCCTGGCGTGATGATTCAGGTGGAGTCGCAACGGAACTACCCCGGCGGGCCGGTTGCGGCGCATTTGCTAGGGTATGTGGGCGAAGTGTCGGCGGACCAGCTTGAGAAGGCGGATTTTGCGGATCTCCATCAAGGTAGTGTGGTCGGGCAATATGGGGTTGAGAAGTGGTTCGACCGGCAGGTGCGTGGACGTGCCGGGCAGAAGAGTGTGGAGGTGGATGCGCTCGGTCACGAAAAACGCGCCGTGGTGTCGGATAAGCCGGTCGCCGGTGACGATCTCTACCTCACCATCGACGCGCATCTCCAGAAAATCGCCGAAGATCTGCTTGGGGAGGAATCTGGCGCCATCGTGGCACTGGATCCGACCAACGGAGATATTCTGGCAATGGCCAGTCGTCCGGGATTCGATCCGAACATGTTGTCGAAAGAACTCACGAATAAGCAGTGGGTGGAGATCGTGCAGAATGAGCGGCGCCCCCTGAATAATCGCGCCACTCAAGGCCAATATCCTCCAGGTTCGACGTTCAAAGTCGTCATGGCGGCGGCGGCGCTTGAATCCAATACGGTGACTCCCTCGACCATGGTCCGGTGTACGGGAGGCTATCAATTCGGGAATCGGTTGTTCCGCGACTGGAAGCAGGGTGGGCATGGATCAGTCGATCTGAACGAGGCCTTGATCCATTCGTGCGACGTCTATTTCTATACCGTCGGGCAGCGAATGGGGATCGATACGATCGCCGAGTATGCGAAGCAGTTCGGGCTCGGACAGGAGACCGGAGTTGAACTGCCGTCGGAACGTGTCGGTATTGTGCCGTCGACAGCTTGGAAGCAGAAGGCCCGCAATCAGCCCTGGTATCCCGGTGAAACGATTTCTGCCGCGATCGGACAGGGATACGTCACGGTGACACCGCTGCAGATGGCCAGTATGATCGGTACGGTGGCCAACGACGGCGTGGCGATCAAGCCGCGTTTGGTGCAAGCGGTGATGAATCGCGCGACGGGAGACCGTGCCGAATTTCCACCGACGGTGCGGGGCAAAGTGGCGGTGAAGCCGGCCAGCATTGCTTTGATCAAGGCGGCGCTGGCGGATGTGGTCACGAAGGGAACCGCGACGCGAGCCAAGTCCTCTCTCGTGACGATTGGCGGAAAAACCGGGACGGCTCAGACGGCGGCGCTGCGCACCGGTCCTGAGAAAGATATTCCCAAACGGCTTCGGGATCATGCCTGGTTTGTCGCCTTTGCTCCGGTCGAGGCGCCTCGCATTGCCGTGGCGGTCCTGGCGGAACACATGGGGCATGGTGGATCGGCCGCGGCCCCCTTGGCGAAGGACGTGATCGAAGCCTACGTGAAGGCCTATCCCGAGGTGCTCAAGCAGATTCCTCCGGCTGGGCGAACAAAGCCGCTGGCGGCGACCGCTGAAACGCGACCGAAGACATGA
- the rodA gene encoding rod shape-determining protein RodA, whose product MMIDRVMDNRGLDSFDLRFMGLIAVILSVGVLSIYSVTHSQDTAFPFYLKQLVWILLGTIAFLVMYLSDYHKIARLAYPTYAVILILLAVVLVMGKSSRGAQRWIPIGPFAFQPSEFAKLVLVLVLANYYSRVSRAGWLHRVVLPGLIVLPGLLLILKQPDLGSGLSFLAVYAAMLLMVGVRSKTLGVILLLSVMLFPFVWEMVWASLHDYQRERVMAFVDPDYDPGGKGYHALQSRIAIGSGELSGKGLYGGTQSQLKFLPEGHTDFVFAVYAEEWGFVGVLVLLALFIALIWVSLEIAARAKDTLGALLAAGIVAMLCFCVVVNIGMTAGMFPIVGIPLPLVSYGGSATIMTMASLGLLLNVKRRRLTLFY is encoded by the coding sequence ATGATGATTGATCGAGTCATGGACAACCGAGGGTTGGATAGTTTCGATCTCCGCTTTATGGGGCTGATCGCGGTTATCCTGTCGGTCGGGGTGCTGTCGATCTACAGTGTCACACATTCTCAGGACACAGCCTTTCCGTTTTACCTCAAACAGCTCGTGTGGATTCTTCTGGGCACCATCGCGTTCCTCGTGATGTATCTGTCCGATTACCACAAAATTGCGCGGCTGGCCTATCCGACCTATGCGGTGATTCTGATTCTGCTGGCGGTCGTGTTGGTCATGGGCAAGTCCAGTCGAGGAGCCCAACGCTGGATTCCGATCGGCCCCTTCGCCTTTCAACCGTCTGAGTTTGCCAAGCTGGTCTTGGTGTTGGTGTTGGCGAACTATTACTCTCGGGTCTCTCGCGCAGGGTGGCTGCACCGGGTGGTCCTGCCGGGGTTGATTGTCTTGCCTGGGCTGCTGTTGATCCTCAAGCAGCCTGACCTGGGAAGCGGGTTGAGTTTTCTGGCCGTCTACGCGGCTATGTTATTGATGGTCGGCGTGCGCTCGAAGACGCTGGGTGTGATTCTGTTGCTTTCCGTCATGCTCTTTCCATTTGTGTGGGAAATGGTCTGGGCGTCGTTGCACGACTATCAACGGGAACGTGTCATGGCCTTTGTGGATCCCGATTACGACCCGGGAGGAAAGGGCTACCACGCACTTCAGTCTAGAATTGCCATCGGCTCCGGTGAGTTGTCAGGCAAGGGGCTCTATGGCGGCACACAAAGCCAGCTGAAGTTCCTTCCCGAAGGGCATACCGACTTCGTCTTTGCGGTGTATGCGGAGGAATGGGGGTTTGTCGGAGTGCTGGTCCTCCTGGCCCTCTTTATCGCGTTGATCTGGGTCTCGTTGGAAATTGCCGCGCGTGCGAAGGATACATTGGGGGCGCTACTCGCGGCAGGTATTGTGGCGATGCTGTGTTTTTGTGTGGTCGTCAACATCGGGATGACCGCAGGGATGTTTCCCATTGTCGGCATTCCGCTTCCGTTGGTCAGTTACGGAGGAAGCGCGACCATCATGACCATGGCCTCGTTGGGATTATTGTTGAACGTCAAACGACGTCGGTTGACCTTGTTCTATTAG
- a CDS encoding Rne/Rng family ribonuclease, with translation MGVEIAISIAREETRVAVLDNGVVTDLYGDRAKDQDFVGNIYKGRVAKVLPGMQAAFIDIGLEKAAFMHVSDLSMDVEPGDTLVDGDDDDSKDSEVPKPKRQSSKPIEELLSEGQELMVQISKGPIGTKGSRVTTYVSLPGRYLVFMPTVEHIGVSRRIPRDEERARLKEIMKRARRPGFGYIVRTVSEGVKEEELRSDVEFLHVLWQDVLTKRDQLPAPSLLHSDLSLSFRVVRDLFGRRVDRLLIDSREEYNAIKGFVQRFSPEQTSRIHFYDKEESLFDYLGVEQEIARAMSRKVWLKSGGYLVIDHTEAMTVIDVNTGRFVGKRDQEETILRNNLEAAREIAYQVKLRGIGGIIIVDFIDMEREKNRDKVYHALVDAMSSDKARTRISRVSDLGLIEISRERVREDLLRSLSEPCHYCDGRGYTKSPMSVAYEIFREVRRLGHEIEQQRVVVGAHPAVALLLQEQEQPGVEELERRYSAKILVTPDDRLHLEQFDLVVM, from the coding sequence ATGGGTGTCGAGATAGCAATCAGCATAGCGCGGGAAGAGACCCGCGTGGCGGTGCTTGATAACGGGGTCGTCACGGATCTCTATGGCGACCGCGCGAAAGATCAGGACTTCGTCGGGAATATCTACAAGGGGCGTGTGGCAAAGGTGCTGCCGGGAATGCAGGCCGCGTTCATCGATATCGGGTTAGAGAAGGCGGCATTCATGCACGTGTCTGATCTCTCGATGGATGTCGAGCCTGGGGATACTCTCGTAGATGGTGACGACGACGACAGCAAGGATTCGGAAGTTCCCAAGCCCAAGCGGCAAAGTTCGAAACCGATTGAAGAGTTGCTGTCCGAAGGACAGGAATTGATGGTGCAGATTTCCAAGGGTCCCATCGGCACCAAGGGATCGCGCGTCACCACGTATGTTTCTTTGCCGGGCCGGTACCTGGTGTTCATGCCGACGGTTGAACATATCGGCGTCTCTCGCCGTATTCCTCGTGACGAGGAGCGCGCGCGGCTGAAGGAAATCATGAAGCGGGCGCGGCGCCCGGGGTTCGGCTACATCGTCCGAACAGTCAGCGAAGGGGTGAAGGAAGAGGAGTTGCGCTCGGACGTCGAGTTTTTGCATGTCTTATGGCAGGACGTGTTGACAAAGCGTGACCAGCTGCCCGCCCCGAGCCTCTTGCACAGCGATTTGAGTTTGAGCTTCCGTGTCGTGCGGGATTTGTTCGGTCGCCGGGTCGATCGGTTGTTGATCGATTCCCGCGAGGAGTACAACGCGATCAAAGGGTTTGTGCAACGGTTTTCACCGGAGCAAACCTCGCGTATTCATTTTTATGACAAAGAGGAAAGCCTGTTCGACTATCTGGGGGTGGAGCAGGAAATCGCTCGTGCGATGAGCCGCAAGGTCTGGCTGAAGTCCGGAGGGTATCTGGTCATCGACCACACCGAGGCCATGACGGTGATCGACGTTAATACCGGCCGCTTTGTCGGTAAGCGCGATCAGGAGGAAACCATCCTCAGAAACAACCTGGAAGCGGCGCGCGAAATTGCCTATCAGGTGAAGCTGCGGGGAATCGGCGGCATCATCATCGTCGACTTTATCGACATGGAGCGGGAGAAAAATCGCGACAAGGTCTACCATGCATTGGTGGATGCCATGTCGTCGGATAAAGCGCGCACCAGAATTTCCAGAGTATCCGATCTCGGGCTGATCGAAATTTCTCGTGAACGTGTGCGAGAGGACTTGCTGCGTTCGTTATCGGAGCCCTGCCACTATTGCGATGGGCGCGGCTACACCAAGTCGCCGATGTCGGTGGCCTACGAAATTTTCCGCGAAGTGCGTCGGCTCGGCCACGAAATCGAACAGCAACGCGTCGTCGTCGGGGCACATCCTGCCGTCGCGCTGCTCTTGCAGGAACAGGAGCAACCGGGAGTCGAGGAGCTCGAACGTCGGTATAGTGCAAAAATTCTGGTTACTCCAGACGATCGGTTGCATTTGGAACAATTCGATCTGGTTGTGATGTAG
- the dprA gene encoding DNA-processing protein DprA — protein sequence MNHRALRPWLLLRAIPGVGDGTLLKLVHAFGTPDAVFMATQAALEEIGCRPPLVEAIHRGPTPDAIRDLDQELDHLQRRKVTVLTYLDTQYPAPLKTIPDPPPLLYVQGSLLDTDRHAVAIVGTRKVSAAGRIFAEELARELARMGFTIVSGLARGVDAAAHRGALAGKGRTLAVMGCGLDRTYPADHRQLRETIEQHGAVLSELPLGAAPHSYHFPRRNRIISGLSLGVVVTEAAIESGSLITARLAGEQGREVFAVPGFVKAESSRGPNSLIKDGARLVESAQDILDELLPQLDATFRERLGAGAGADVKPALQLGTEEMLVYDALSVLPQSVDEVIRRSGLPAAQVAAILLSLELKNHIRQLPGNEYVRLTVGRH from the coding sequence GTGAATCATCGAGCTCTCCGTCCGTGGTTGCTGTTGCGCGCGATTCCCGGTGTGGGCGACGGGACCCTCCTCAAGCTTGTGCACGCATTCGGGACACCGGATGCGGTATTCATGGCCACCCAGGCGGCCCTGGAGGAGATTGGTTGCCGGCCCCCATTGGTCGAGGCCATTCACCGTGGACCGACTCCTGATGCGATCCGGGATCTCGACCAAGAATTAGATCACCTGCAGCGCCGGAAGGTTACGGTGCTGACGTATCTCGATACGCAGTACCCCGCGCCGCTCAAGACGATTCCAGACCCACCTCCGTTGCTGTATGTGCAGGGTTCGTTGTTGGACACCGATCGGCATGCGGTGGCGATTGTTGGCACGAGGAAAGTCAGCGCCGCCGGACGCATCTTCGCCGAAGAATTGGCGCGTGAGCTCGCGCGGATGGGTTTTACGATCGTGAGTGGGTTGGCGCGTGGGGTCGATGCGGCGGCGCATCGCGGGGCTCTTGCCGGTAAGGGGCGGACGCTTGCCGTGATGGGCTGTGGCCTAGATCGGACCTATCCTGCGGATCATCGGCAGTTACGGGAGACGATCGAGCAACATGGCGCGGTATTGTCTGAGCTCCCGTTGGGAGCGGCGCCGCACAGCTATCATTTCCCGCGCCGCAATCGCATCATCAGTGGATTGTCCTTGGGAGTCGTGGTGACCGAGGCGGCAATTGAAAGCGGGTCCCTCATCACGGCGAGATTGGCCGGTGAACAGGGACGGGAAGTCTTCGCGGTACCGGGATTTGTGAAAGCCGAATCCAGCCGCGGACCGAATAGTTTGATTAAGGATGGGGCTCGTTTGGTTGAGTCGGCGCAGGATATTCTCGATGAATTGTTGCCGCAGCTTGATGCAACGTTTCGTGAGCGGCTTGGTGCGGGAGCAGGGGCGGATGTCAAGCCAGCGTTACAGTTAGGCACCGAGGAAATGTTGGTGTACGATGCCTTATCCGTATTGCCGCAATCGGTCGATGAGGTGATCCGGCGCAGTGGATTGCCGGCCGCTCAGGTAGCGGCGATCCTGTTATCGCTCGAACTGAAAAATCACATTCGTCAATTGCCCGGTAACGAGTATGTGCGTCTCACCGTGGGCAGGCATTGA